In the Gorilla gorilla gorilla isolate KB3781 chromosome 1, NHGRI_mGorGor1-v2.1_pri, whole genome shotgun sequence genome, ACCATGTacaacatgttgttttgaaatatgcatacattgtggaatggctaaattgaggtAATTAACATCTCCATTACCTCACATGCTTATTTTTTAGTAGTGAGAACACTTAATATAAACTCTATTaggaattttcaagaatacaatacattgttgttaactatagtcaccatgctgtataaTATATCTCTTGAATTTACTCCTAGCTAACTGAAATTTTTTATCCTCTGACTAACATCTCCCCAACTGCCCACCCaacccagcccctggtaaccaccattctactctctacttctacgagttcaacttttttagattccacatataagtgagatcatatggtatttgtctctttgcctgggttatttcacttaacataaggtCCTCCAGGTTTACCCATGTTGTCATaaattgtaagtttttttttaaagctgaacagTATCCGTCGTGTAcatgtaccgcattttctttacccattcatccactgatagacacttaggttgattccatatcttggctactgtgaacaaagctacagtgaacatgggagtgtagacatctcttcaacatactgatttcatttcctttgtctaTATATCctgtagtggaattgctggaatttttaatatatttccttCCAGGCGTTTTTCTATACAAGTGGGAACTCATTTAAGTGTTGGGTGGTATTGTGTGTACAGTTTACCATcttctgttgtcttttttttaattattattatactttaagttctagggtacatgtgcacaacatgcaggtttattacatatgtacacatgcaccatgttggtgtgctgcacccattaactcatcatttacattaggtatatctcctaatgctatccctcccccctgcccccaccccgtgacaggccccggtgtgtgatgttccccttcctgtgtccaagtgttctcactgttcaattacgacctatgagtgagaacatgcggtgtttggttttttgtccttgcaatagtttgctgagaatgtaccatcttctgttttctatttagATCCTAAGGGATCCTAGGATCCTATTTAGATCCTAGGGCATGAGCATTTTCCCATATTATTGTAATATTCTCAAAAACTCCATTTAATGACTGCTTAATAATTCATTGTGTGCTATGATTTAACCACTGCTTTAGTGTTGGATGTTTATAAACAGTACAGTGAAGAACATTCTTGGACGAGAGTCTTTACCCACATTTCGGATAATTTCTttaggacaaattcctagaagtggaggGCAGGAACATTTTTAAGGCTCTCAACACTTGCTGCCAATAGCTTTCCAGAAACATGTATGAATTACACCCCCGCCAGCTGCATTAGAGAGGAGCCTTTTGATTCTGCAGTTGCAGCAAGACCtcgggctgggggaggggcactcTTCCATCCAAAGCCTCTGGGCTGTCATGACAATGGATCCCTTGTCCTGCCCACCCCCATCTCTTCTTCCTGCACGCCCCTCCATCCCTGGCTCCAGGCTGGGCTGTCTGCGAGGCCTCTGTTTAATCCTGTCCTGCCTTCTTGGCACTCCAGGCTGCCTCCAAGAGCAGGGTTGGTAGAGCTGAGGGATGAGAGATTTGCCCGTCCTGGAGAGTCACCACCCTTCCAGCTTTGGGGAGGCCCCCAGGGAAAGTGAGGGAGAAGATATATGAAGATTGCTGAATTACGTGCCTCTTTCGGAGAACCCCACCCAGTCCCGGGCCCAGGGCAGTAACTTGCCCATTGGAAAGGGGAAAGCAGAGGCCACACTCAGTGACAATGGCCACAAGGAACACTGGCCAGCATGTGGATGACCTCTGTTTCCTTACAGGCTCTGAAGCCCCTCCATGAATCCCCGGAAGAAGGTGGACCTGAAACTCATTATCGTCGGAGCCATTGGGTAAGCCAAGCTCAGCTCTGGGAGTTGGGAAGCAGCCCCTCACCCAAGGACAGTGAGACCTCCTGATGTGTTCCCATCTCCCGTAGGTCCCTTTCTGATTCAGGATGACACCAGCAAGTGTATCCCATCCCCAAAAAAGAAGCTTAGTTGGGAGAAAGAAGCTGCATGTAAACAGATGGTTTCTAGTCCTAGATCTGCAGTGACTCTGCAGTAACCAGCTGTGTGAATTAGGCAAGCCATTTAGCATCTATCTGTCCTCCCATGTcctacacacacagaaaaaacctGACCACCACTGTGAGATATTCCACCGTCTCCAGACTACTCTGCTCACTTTGATTGGCTTCTACTTCTAGAAACCATTTCCTACTCCCTTgctattcaaagtgtggtccatggaccacagAAATTTGAAATTCAGAATCTCAGGGAGAGACAGTGGCAAGAGGGGCCtgggaagattctgagaatggtGGGgaagcatgtgcatgtgtgtttgcatgtgtgtgttcacATGTGTCTGGAATTTTCCTCAGTGTGGGAAAGACCTCCCTGCTTCACCAATATGTGCACAAGACGTTTTACGAGGAATACCAGACCACACTGGGGGCCAGCATCCTCTCCAAGATTATCATATTGGGTGACACAACTTTAAAGCTACAGGTGAGCAGCCCTACTTTTCCCTCTTCAACATACATACACTGAAAATCGCCCCCATGCCCGGACAGCCACTCATGTAGCAATGTGCACCAGAGCTAGAATGGTCTAGAGCAGAGATGGGCAAACTTCAGCTCATGGGCCAAATCTGGTCCAcctcctatttttgtaaataagacTTCACTGGGGCACAGCCATAACCATTGGTTAGCTTATCAAGTTAtgcactacaatggcagagttgagtaataATTGGCATATAGAGACAGAatgacctgcaaagcctaaaatatttactatctgttatttataaaaaaaaaatgctgatgccTGATCTAGAAGGAAGGACATTAATCCAGGAGTTGAGAGACCCCATGCCTAGTCTCAGGTTCTCTGGAAAACCTGGCAGGTGATCTTAGGCAAGACATTCCCAAGGTCCAAGTTTCCATATCTGTCAGATGGGAATAACAATTGCCACCTTGATGACCCAGAGGAAAAATGAGAGCTCAGATGTGAAATTACTCTCAGGATGTTAAATGTTACCACAAAGGTGCTGGAGAGTATGTGGGTGGGAGGGTCAACGTGCCGCAGTGTGAAAGAACCATATGCACCTGTACCAGGGCCTGCTGCTCCCTACCCAGCAAAAGAAGCTTTGACATGATGTAATCCAGCTGGGCCTCCTTCCAGCCATTCATCACAGCCCCATGGGGCAACTGCTTTCCCCTCCAGATCTGGGACACGGGCGGTCAGGAGCGGTTCCGCTCCATGGTGTCCACATTCTACAAGGGCTCCGATGGCTGCATCCTAGCTTTTGATGTCACCGACCTGGAGTCTTTCGAAGCCCTGGATATCTGGCGGGGTGATGTCCTGGCCAAGATTGTCCCCATGGAGCAGTCCTACCCCATGGTGTTGTTGGGGAACAAGATCGATCTGGCAGACCGGAAGGTACTGttcgttcatttattcattcaacaaacattatatgagcacccactatgtgccaggcacagtgttaGGTCCCACACTTACAGAGCTGAATCAGGCATAGTCCTTACTTCAGGAATTTCACAGTCTAGTAGTAGATacagacattttaaaagataattataaaataaaatgataattatgATACAATATGGTAAATGAAATAATAGAGATATACCTTGGGCATTAAGGAACCACAATAGAGAGGCATCTACCCAAGCCTAGAATATAGGACAGGTTTGCTGGAAGAGCTGGGTTCTGGGCTGAATAAACAGCATGATATAAGCTGAGAACTAAAGGTAATTTTGTCCAGAGACAGGGAAAGGAGGAGTTAAGGCATCAGATGTAGGCAGGAGGGAGGTCACAGTGGAATTTGAATTAATCTGTGGCACAGCATTTCTGCCTGGGGTCAAGTTGGAGGTCTGCAGCTATAAATTCTTGGATATACAAGTTTTCTGGggaagtaataatttttttattagcttAAGCATATTCCGGACCATTGGGTTAACCACCTGACAGCTGGTCTGCTCCATGACTACAGTGACCCCACTTGTGTAGGTGTTTACCATTACAGGGCATTGAGAAGACAGCACTTTTAAACCTTGCCTACTAATGAGGAAAGAATATGGTAGACTGAATTTGTAAAAGGTGCTCTTGGGCCAAAAGTCCAGATGCCACCAAAAAGAGCTGTTTAAACCAAGTTTCTCTTTTTAGTGTGATGGGGAACTGGATCATCATGTCTGAATTGCATTTTCACAATGGTTCAAATAGAGAAAAGCAATGGAAATGAGGCATCATTTGGCATGATAAAGTGTGTTtatggaaggagaaagggagagagggatggtGCTTTCAACTGAGCTACCATCTACAGAAGAGAGCCTCTGGTTCAtaaagaaacatttttggttTGGACATGGAGAGTTCGAGGAGCTTGTACAGCTAGTTGGAAATGGCCAGCAGGCTTTGGAATGCGTAAGAATGAAATTTCAAAGGAGAAGTCTGTGCTGGAAATAGAGATCTAGGAGTCATCGGTTCTGTGGTCACTTCAGGTTGTAAACTCCATGTCAATTCTCTAATTACAAATATCCAGCCTCAGATAATAAGCAAAGTCCTAAGTTCATTCAAAGGCAAGGTGTCTCCATTTTTTCCCCCACTGGGACCAGCTGTGGGTGAGAACCTTGTGGTCTAAGAGAGGGAATAGGTCCTTAGAATCTCACTGCCAACCTTGAGGTCCACACTTCCTCCTCTTATCTGGGATAGTAATTCTGGTTTCAGACCCTGTCAGGAGTGAagcaggaagagggagaagaggtCAGGAGAGCAGAGCAATTCTAATTTGGCTTGTACTATCATAAGAcagtcttggccgggcacagtggctcacgcctgtaatcccagcactttgggaggcagaggcgggcgaatcctgaggtctggagttcgagaccagactggccaacatggtgaaaccccatctctactaaaaatacatgatggtgggcatctgtaatcccagctactcaggaggatgaggcaggagaatcgcttgaacctgggaggcggaagttgcagtgagccgcgatcgcaccactgcactccagcctgggcaacaatgcgagacttcatctcaaaaaaaaaaaaaaagaaagaaaaagacagtctTGCACTCTCTGGCCTGATGGGTGTTGCAAGCTCTTTCTTCTGTGGGTCACTCCTGTGGGTCCTTCGGAAGCCTCCACTGGGAACATTTCGCTGTACCTCCCATGACGAGGGTCTTGCATTCTCCTCCTCAACCCCTGGCTTTCAGCATCCCCACCCCATGGGGGTCACCTTTTCCTCCAAGTAGTCTTTAAGTGGGATTTAGTCAGCCCCAGCctgttgctctctctctctctctctctctctctctctctctctgttgaaTCCACATGTCCTTCACAAGGCACACTCATGCATTCTGGCTCCACTGGGGGACAAGGGTAGCTGGTGCCCAGTGcagcctcttctctctctgccctgtTGACTGTTGCCTCAGATACCTCAGGTGTGTGTCAGACACCAGTCCACCATGTCCACCAAACTCCAGGGGTTGTACATTAACGACTCTCCTCAATACCATCTTTTAGCTAGAGATGAGTCCTTAACTGTTCCTCCTCTTGGGAGAGGCAAGGGTAGTTGTACCCACAACACAACTCTCTGCAAGGAAATCCCTCCTAATCCTCATTTTCAAGCCCTTTATATCCATGCTGTGGGATTTAGAGTCATCCAAGAGATTCTTGATCATGAGCCTTTGGGAATATGTATCCAGGGTGGACTGTCTCCACCTGCTTTATATCTGACATCTGTCCAGTTGTTGTGCCTCTaccaaaactttcattttaacttCCGTCTTGTTTCATGTCTGTAGGGTGTGGGGAGGGAAGCtgggggagttcaagaccaagagTCAGTGAAATAAGTGGTGCCATCTTCTGTTGAGAGGGAAGAAACCAATACGAGGCTTAAGAACCATGAGGAAGCTTTGTCAGTTACTCTTGGGAGAAGTGGGAGGAGGAGCTACTTGGGGACAAGGACAAGTTCTGATGGGTGACACCAAGGACTCCACTGAAGGAGGAGACTGTGAGTTTGAGGTGGGGTCTCTGTAGGGTACCAGCCAGGAGCAAGGAACTTGGACTAGGGCTTTTCCAACCAAGAGAAGATGAAGGACAGAGCTGTGAGGGCACCGAGAAACCATGAAGGAAAGAAGAGGGACCAGGGAAGGCAGAagggccagggctggggtggCGGAGGCTGGGGAGCAGGGCAGCAGGAGGAAGGGCCTGAGGGGGTTGAGGGAAAGGAGATTGGGGCACAGGAGACCAGgtttcttattttacagaggCCCTGAGAGGAAGAGGCTGACATGGAGAGATTGAGGGCAGCAAAGGATTTCTGAGGCTACCATGAGAGGTGGCGGCTGCGTATTGAGGGGTTAGGAGGCCTCACCAGATGGCAAGTGTTTAGTGAATGAGGGGCACCTGGCAAAGTGAGGAGGACGGGTGGTGACTCGCGGGAGTAGAGGCGGTCCAATCCAAGCCCCAGGGTGGGTGATCTTTGGTGTCCAGAGAGAGGAAGAACAAAGGTTTGAAAGAGGCAATGAGGCACCAGGCAAGCCAGCCCCCTCTCTGGGATCTGTGGTGAGTAAAGTCTGCAAATAGCCCCAGTGGGGAAGGCAAGAGGGGGTGCTGGGGAAGCATGACTCTAGGAAAAGCCAGGGTTCAGCCAGACAGGGAGGTCCCTGGAGAGGATGGAGGAGGGGTGAGGAGAGGATTGAGGAGAGGATGGAGGAGAGGGGAGCCTGTCTCTCAACAAGGTAGGCCCAGGGAAGGGGTTTGTAGGGAGGTGGAATAGgataggggaggggaggaggcacTGAGCGACAGTGAAATCAGGACAGGATGtggagaggatgaggtgggtgggagAGAGCAGAAGGGCTTTAATTCTGAGACCTGGGATTATAAAGCCCCAAGaggggaggctgggaagtgcCGGCCCTCAAATGTCCTTACTCTGCACAGACCTAGCAAGGGCTCTGCCTGCCCCTGCCCGGGTGTGGACATGGAGAAGGGGAGCCAAGAGGTACGTTCTTGTGAGGCGCCTTCTCCTCGGAGCCCGTCCCGCAGATGTGGACTCACAGCCGCCCACCTGGTCCATGTGCCTCCGCGGCCTGGACCGGTTCCCTCCTCTGCGGGGCGGAGACCAGAACACAGActtcctgagactgagtaataATAGGAAGGATGTGATTTCcataatggaaataatggaacAAGGAAATGATCCTCCTTATTATTATCTCCAAGGGACAGCTGGGAAAATACAGCAGCTTCTCCTACCTAATAAGAAGAAAAtgagtatttaaaaatgtactgcagcttggcccagtggctcacgcctgtaatcccaacaccttgggagaccaaagtcgggggatagcttgagcccaggagttcgagaccatcctgggcaacatgtcaagaccccatctctacaaaaaaaaaaaaaaaatttttttaattagccaggtgtggtggcacacctgtagtctgaactactcggaaggctgagctgggaggatcgcttgaacatgggagggagaggctgcagtgagccaagatcacaccactgtgctccagcctgggcgacagagcaagacactgaaaaaaaaaaaaaaacccacacacatacatacatcatatatgcacacatatacatacatatatatacacacatatttataatatatattgctaGTTTAGGAAGGTGGGAAAATTCTGAAGATGAATAGCAAGGAATGTGCAATGTGAATACAATATGAATGTACCGAATGCCCAtgaactgtatgcttaaaaatggttacaataaGCCAGGTACATtttatctgtaatcccagcactatgggaggctgaggtgggagaatcacttgaggtcaggagttcaagaccaacctgggcagcatagtgagaccccatctctccaaaaacaaaacaaaacaaaaattttttaaaaaaatgtttaatttaaaaaaggtaaattttattagGTATATTTACCACAGTAAAAACAGGCATATATAGccagaataattttaaagaaattactgatttagtttaaaaaaaatctctgctccTTCTACAGAAggtaatattgaaaaaaatagtttattagaAAGAATAGCTTTGCTGGCATCTATGCTACAAGGGATTTATTCACTGGGGCATGAATTATTTGCTCAGGTGGGTAATTTCTGATTTGCCAGTGATTCCGTAGACTTAAGAtcatgttttctaaaaatatccTTTGTTATTCTTAGTGATGGTTTAATGGTTTAGTAATTAACATTAGTAATACTAATTTTAGCACTTGTataattgattattttaaaagcacatgAGATGGAAAAGCATCATAAATAAAATGATGCCAACTGGactaattttgtcaaatgtttggCCTCCAATGAACAAGCAAAATTGTAACCAGAAAAGTGAAATGTCAGTAGTATATTGTTGACCAAAAGCAACATTAATGCAAGTAACACTTTCAGAATTATCATACTTCCCATGTCCCCAACTATCACACCCTGAGCTTATTTTCAGAGTCAGAGCCTAAgttataaataattttcattttataaataaaagatgagacaattttaaaaatcatgaaactGTCTCTGGGATTggaagagaaaagtgaaaaatacTGTCTGGGTAGCTTTCTTCCCAGGCCAGCTTTCTGaggttggggtggggaggagggggagataTAAAAAGAATGTTAATTTGCAACATAATCACAATGCTATTTCGGAGTCTGTATGCAATCATTCCAAACCAAACAGAGAGCAGggaaaaatgagattaaaaagtCTGTCATAACCGGGCACTTGGGTAGATCTGGTCATGGTAAGAGGAAAGGGTCAGCTGAGATCAGCTGGGACTTTTTATCCCagtaagacagacattcccaggaCCTGCAGGAGCCACAGAGACAATTAAACAGGGGCAGTGTTTGATCTGCCTCGGCCTGCACTGTGTTCTGGGAGAGGGGTGGAATGGTCCTTTCTCCATGAGAAAGACCTTGGCTCccctaaataaattgaaataatgaTTATAAAGTACCAGGCTCAGCAAATGCTCAATATGTGGTCATTTCCCCTTCCCCAAATAATTAGACATCAAACTCAGGGGTACCAATTGTCTTTGGAAGTAACCCAGAGGGCTTCCAGAGCATTTCCAAGCCAACATCACAAATTGAACGCCGTTTGCACTTGGGTGGAGATGTAGTCATTCAGCCTGTGCCTAGTGGCTCATGTGTGCCAGACCAGGAGCTGAGCTCCTGACCCTGAGCTCCTGgaaggagacagaaaaggagagGCATGGTTCTTATGCAGTGCCCTGTAGAGGGCAGCTCAGATGCCAGGGGGAGCACTGAGCTGGGGCTACATCCAAGCTCTGCCTTCTCTCAGCTATGTAATCTGGGGCAAGTTGctgaacctctctgaacctcagtgttTTTGTCTATAAAGTGGAACTGATAATGCCCATCTCACAGGGTTATGGAGAGGATGAGATGAGTTCATATATGATAAAGTGACTAACACAGTGACTGGCCCATAGTAGGAGCTTATTAATTGTTCCTAGGACCCTGCCCTGGGGAAGCAAGGTCAGCTGAGACCCGAGTCTCTGCCCAGCAACAGGCCTCCTGAGTGTGAGCCTGCTTAGCTGGGCTGGGGAAGAAAGTCCTCCCTTCCTGCCATTCCTGGCTGGTGTCTCTCATGTGCAGCTCTCTTTGAAGGGACTGACAAAAGAGGCAATGTTGGAAGAAGCTCTTAGTTTAGGCCTTAGGAAGGTAACAAAGTGCAGTGGGCTGTAATTCCGCCAggcctgtgttcaaatcctgcTCAGCCTCACATACTCTGggcaagtttttttttccaggcctccgttttttcatctgtgaaatggagctaACAGTTCCCACCTCCTACATTTATATGTAAAGTTATAGACACTCGGGAGGTTCTCAATAAATGGGAGTGATGGTGGGCCTGGTGGGGATGGTGGGGATGTGATGGTGGCAATGGTGGTGATGGCGATGATGATAATACAGACACCACGCCTATTTCTTTCCCTCATTCAGGTACCCCAGGAAGTAGCTCAAGGCTGGTGTAGAGAGAAAGATATTCCTTACTTTGAAGTCAGTGCCAAGAATGACATCAATGTGGTGCAAGCGTTTGAGATGCTAGCCAGTCGGGCTCTGTCGAGGGTGAGTGGCTGTGGTGGCAGGACCTGCTAAGACTGCCCCTGGATTGGGGAGGGTCTCGGGAGCTTCCAGAGAAGAACATCTTGGGTATGGGCAGGGATGTGGGTGGGACAGGATTGCTCATCGTCTCAGTTAATTAGTTATGGAATGGGTTCAACAGCACTCCAGCTCTGGAACCACAGAATGCCAGAGGTAGAAAGCTACCTTAGAGCATGCAGTCAGTGGTCTGTCAATCCAGCTAACTAACCAAATCCCTTGTGGAGTATCTAAAAACTCCAGTCCTGTACCTGAGCTCTGGAGATCCTAACGAGGAAGGGTTTGAGAAGTGATGGTCTAGTCCAATCT is a window encoding:
- the RAB7B gene encoding ras-related protein Rab-7b, with the protein product MNPRKKVDLKLIIVGAIGVGKTSLLHQYVHKTFYEEYQTTLGASILSKIIILGDTTLKLQIWDTGGQERFRSMVSTFYKGSDGCILAFDVTDLESFEALDIWRGDVLAKIVPMEQSYPMVLLGNKIDLADRKVPQEVAQGWCREKDIPYFEVSAKNDINVVQAFEMLASRALSRYQSILENHLTESIKLSPDQSRSRCC